Proteins encoded in a region of the Azospirillum thiophilum genome:
- a CDS encoding 3-hydroxybenzoate 6-monooxygenase — MPDRPILIAGGGIGGLAAALGLARKGFRSIVLEQAPQLGEIGAGIQIGPNAFHAFDWLGVGDAARAKAVYIDHLVLMDAMRDERIAAIPLDEPFRRRFKNPYAVVHRADLHMVLLDACRASDLIELRTSASVERYEQDGASVTVTLGTGERLAGSALVGADGLRSKVRAQVVGDAQPRVSGHTTFRSVIPTEQMPEDLRWNAATLWAGPKCHIVHYPLKGGKVFNLVVTCHNDAAEAVAGVPVTREEVHKGFEHIADRPKRIIERGENWKLWVLCDRDPTPNWVDGRVVLLGDAAHPMLQYLAQGACMALEDAVNLSHHMAETGGDLDAAFPAYNRDRFARTGRVQLNSRLMGDYVYHPAGGPAALRNAVLGNSTREQHYDRVAWLYGVTGLGAAI; from the coding sequence ATGCCTGACCGTCCCATCCTGATCGCCGGAGGCGGCATCGGCGGTTTGGCCGCCGCGCTGGGGCTGGCCCGCAAGGGCTTCCGCTCGATCGTGCTCGAACAGGCCCCCCAGCTGGGGGAGATCGGCGCCGGCATCCAGATCGGCCCGAACGCCTTCCATGCCTTCGACTGGCTCGGCGTCGGCGACGCCGCGCGGGCCAAGGCGGTCTACATCGACCATCTGGTGCTGATGGACGCGATGCGCGACGAACGGATCGCCGCCATCCCGCTCGACGAGCCGTTCCGCCGCCGCTTCAAGAATCCCTACGCCGTCGTCCACCGCGCCGACCTGCACATGGTGCTGCTCGACGCCTGCCGGGCCAGCGACCTCATCGAACTGCGCACCAGCGCGTCGGTCGAACGCTATGAGCAGGACGGCGCGTCGGTCACCGTCACGCTCGGCACCGGCGAGCGGCTGGCCGGCTCCGCCCTCGTCGGCGCCGACGGGCTGCGCTCCAAGGTGCGGGCACAGGTGGTGGGCGACGCGCAGCCGCGCGTGTCCGGCCACACCACCTTCCGCTCGGTCATCCCGACCGAACAGATGCCGGAGGATCTGCGCTGGAACGCGGCGACGCTGTGGGCCGGGCCGAAATGCCACATCGTCCATTACCCGCTGAAGGGCGGCAAGGTCTTCAACCTCGTCGTCACCTGCCACAACGACGCCGCGGAGGCGGTGGCCGGCGTGCCGGTGACCCGGGAGGAGGTCCACAAAGGCTTCGAGCACATCGCCGACCGGCCGAAGCGGATCATCGAGCGCGGCGAGAACTGGAAGCTGTGGGTGCTGTGCGACCGCGACCCGACGCCGAACTGGGTGGACGGCCGCGTCGTGCTGCTGGGCGACGCCGCGCACCCGATGCTGCAATATCTGGCGCAGGGCGCCTGCATGGCGCTGGAGGACGCGGTCAACCTCTCCCACCATATGGCCGAGACCGGCGGCGATCTCGATGCCGCCTTCCCCGCCTACAACCGCGACCGCTTCGCCCGCACCGGCCGGGTCCAGCTCAATTCCCGGCTGATGGGCGACTATGTCTACCACCCGGCGGGCGGTCCGGCGGCGCTGCGCAACGCGGTCCTCGGCAACTCGACCCGCGAGCAGCATTACGACCGCGTGGCGTGGCTCTACGGCGTGACCGGTCTCGGCGCCGCAATCTGA
- a CDS encoding MmgE/PrpD family protein: MTLIPDDAPLPAAARRIGDWLAGLRRSDIPEPVAAVALDCIVDTLGVALAGAGTEAARLAADEAREIYAAGASQLLAGGRLCPEGAAFANVAAAHALDFDDNSYAGFVHGSAIVVPVALAMVEMTDGTGRDLLTAVVAGAEAQYALAEAVGNGVYHAGWWTTALFGTVGAAAAGARAFGLDGRTAADAIAFALCGTGGMRACFGTGAKPLLAAQAAANGVRAARLAARGLTVPHGVVEDPRGFARLVAAGRFDPAALDGLGRRWRLLDPGIDTKLYPVCLSAHAAIDAVRDLMVERGLAAGNIRAVHCRVPPVVVANLTYDRPATPGEARFSLPFAVACAMLYGTLGLEHLDDATLADPALREAMERVSMTADPGWTADADRARLAPEGAEIHVETVTGERIDRFCASARGTVARPLSAAELAAKFLTCAGRAVGPEGAERLHRSLRRLETLSGLPGLLDPSPTMAVAHDVDEYRS; encoded by the coding sequence ATGACCCTGATTCCCGACGATGCCCCCCTCCCCGCCGCCGCCCGACGGATCGGCGATTGGCTGGCGGGCTTGCGGCGAAGCGACATTCCGGAGCCGGTCGCAGCGGTCGCGTTGGACTGCATCGTCGACACACTGGGCGTGGCGCTGGCTGGAGCCGGTACGGAGGCCGCCCGGCTGGCCGCGGACGAGGCGCGTGAAATTTACGCTGCCGGAGCTTCGCAGCTGCTGGCCGGAGGGCGGCTGTGCCCGGAGGGCGCCGCCTTCGCCAATGTCGCCGCCGCCCATGCGCTGGATTTCGACGACAACAGCTATGCCGGCTTCGTCCACGGCTCCGCCATCGTGGTCCCGGTGGCGCTGGCAATGGTCGAGATGACAGACGGTACGGGAAGGGACCTGCTCACCGCCGTGGTGGCCGGGGCGGAGGCGCAATATGCGCTGGCGGAGGCGGTCGGTAACGGGGTCTATCATGCCGGCTGGTGGACCACCGCGCTGTTCGGAACCGTCGGCGCAGCGGCGGCCGGCGCCAGGGCGTTCGGGCTGGACGGGCGGACGGCGGCCGACGCCATCGCCTTCGCGCTGTGCGGGACCGGCGGGATGCGCGCCTGCTTCGGCACCGGGGCCAAGCCGCTGCTCGCGGCACAGGCGGCGGCGAACGGGGTGCGCGCCGCCCGGCTGGCCGCAAGGGGACTGACTGTGCCGCATGGGGTGGTGGAGGATCCGCGCGGCTTCGCCCGGCTGGTGGCAGCCGGCCGCTTCGATCCGGCGGCGCTGGATGGGCTCGGCCGGCGCTGGCGCCTGCTCGATCCCGGCATCGACACCAAGCTCTATCCGGTCTGCCTGTCGGCCCATGCCGCCATCGACGCGGTGCGCGACCTGATGGTGGAGCGGGGCCTCGCTGCCGGCAACATCCGCGCCGTCCACTGCCGCGTTCCCCCGGTGGTGGTGGCCAACCTGACCTACGACCGCCCGGCGACGCCGGGGGAGGCCCGCTTCAGCCTGCCCTTCGCCGTCGCCTGCGCGATGCTGTACGGCACCCTGGGGCTGGAGCATCTCGACGACGCGACGCTCGCCGACCCGGCGCTGCGCGAGGCGATGGAGCGGGTTTCCATGACCGCCGATCCCGGCTGGACCGCCGATGCCGACCGTGCCCGCCTCGCGCCGGAAGGGGCGGAGATCCACGTCGAGACGGTGACGGGCGAGCGCATCGACCGCTTCTGCGCCTCGGCCCGCGGCACGGTGGCCCGCCCGCTGTCGGCGGCGGAACTTGCGGCAAAGTTCCTGACCTGCGCCGGCCGCGCGGTCGGGCCGGAGGGGGCGGAGCGTCTCCACCGGAGCTTGCGGCGGCTGGAGACATTGTCCGGCCTCCCGGGCCTGCTCGACCCGAGCCCAACCATGGCCGTGGCTCATGATGTCGATGAATATCGGTCATGA
- a CDS encoding ABC transporter permease, which produces MLAYTLTRLVYLALVLAVMSVLVFLVTQAMPGDVASMIAGQFASKEVVDAISVKLGLDQPLIVQYGRWAAGILQGDLGRSLVLEQPIAPILMEALARSLVLAVVALVVVAVVGIALGVLAAVQRGKLADQLVSGVSYLGIALPDFFWAILLVLVFGSWLKLLPTGGYTPIAEGFLPWASHLVLPVVTLVLMLLARIARLTRSSMIDVLQTNYVKFARAKGMPESVVILRHALKNALLPTITVLAIDFGLILGGVVVIETIFSYPGMGRLLLFAIQRHDLPLIQATILIVSAAYCLANLTADLLYAFVNPKIRHGMRAS; this is translated from the coding sequence ATGCTTGCCTACACGCTGACCCGTCTCGTCTATCTGGCGCTGGTCCTGGCCGTCATGTCGGTCCTGGTCTTCCTGGTGACGCAGGCGATGCCGGGCGACGTCGCCTCGATGATCGCCGGGCAGTTCGCCTCCAAGGAGGTGGTCGACGCCATCTCGGTCAAGCTGGGGCTCGACCAGCCGCTGATCGTCCAGTACGGACGCTGGGCCGCCGGCATCCTGCAGGGCGACCTCGGCCGCTCGCTGGTGCTGGAACAGCCCATCGCCCCGATCCTGATGGAGGCGCTGGCCCGCTCGCTGGTGCTGGCCGTGGTCGCGTTGGTGGTGGTGGCTGTGGTCGGCATCGCGCTCGGCGTGCTGGCGGCGGTGCAGCGCGGCAAGCTGGCCGACCAGCTGGTTTCCGGCGTCTCCTATCTCGGCATCGCGCTGCCCGACTTCTTCTGGGCCATCCTGCTGGTGCTGGTGTTCGGCAGCTGGCTGAAGCTGCTGCCGACCGGCGGTTATACCCCGATCGCCGAAGGTTTCCTGCCCTGGGCGTCGCATCTGGTGCTGCCGGTGGTCACGCTGGTGCTGATGCTGCTGGCGCGCATCGCCCGGCTGACCCGCTCCAGCATGATCGACGTGCTGCAGACCAACTACGTGAAGTTCGCCCGTGCCAAGGGCATGCCGGAATCGGTGGTGATCCTGCGCCATGCGCTGAAGAACGCGCTTTTGCCGACCATCACCGTGCTGGCCATCGATTTCGGCCTGATCCTGGGCGGCGTCGTGGTGATCGAGACGATCTTCTCCTATCCCGGCATGGGCCGGCTGCTGCTGTTCGCCATCCAGCGCCACGACCTGCCGCTGATCCAGGCGACCATCCTGATCGTGTCCGCCGCCTACTGCCTCGCCAACCTGACCGCCGACCTGCTCTACGCCTTCGTGAACCCGAAGATCCGCCACGGCATGAGGGCCTCCTGA
- a CDS encoding ABC transporter permease yields the protein MTDATPVQSAPPRGLLARLPDLPVSLVVGILLLAPLVVAAVAGSWLAPYPYDEMNIMSRLQPPGADFWFGTDEFGRDVFSRTLVGTGSSLVMGVAATALSLLAGVPLGLVAGYKGGRVGEAIMRAMDVLMSFPPILLGILVLAVTPPAQWKAIAAIGIVYVPQVVRLTRAITLELMQEEFITAARLRGESAAYILFHEILPNIWPPLAVEASLRVVFAILLGAALSFIGMGAQPPSSDWGLMISEARPFVEQAPWIALCPGFALATAVIGINLLGDGLRALLDPRNTGAH from the coding sequence ATGACCGACGCGACTCCCGTCCAATCGGCGCCGCCCCGCGGCCTCCTGGCACGCCTGCCGGACCTGCCGGTCTCGCTCGTCGTCGGCATCCTGCTGCTGGCCCCGCTGGTGGTGGCCGCCGTCGCCGGATCCTGGCTCGCCCCCTACCCCTACGATGAAATGAACATCATGAGCCGGCTGCAGCCGCCAGGCGCCGATTTCTGGTTCGGCACCGACGAGTTCGGCCGCGACGTGTTCAGCCGCACCCTGGTCGGCACCGGCAGCTCGCTGGTGATGGGCGTCGCCGCCACGGCGCTGAGCCTGCTGGCCGGCGTGCCGCTGGGGCTGGTCGCCGGCTACAAGGGCGGGCGCGTCGGCGAGGCGATCATGCGCGCCATGGACGTGCTGATGTCCTTCCCGCCGATCCTGCTGGGCATCCTGGTGCTGGCCGTCACCCCGCCGGCCCAGTGGAAGGCCATCGCCGCCATCGGCATCGTCTATGTGCCGCAGGTGGTCCGCCTGACCCGCGCCATCACGCTGGAGCTGATGCAGGAGGAGTTCATCACCGCAGCCCGCCTGCGGGGCGAGAGCGCCGCCTACATCCTGTTCCATGAGATCCTGCCGAACATCTGGCCGCCGCTGGCGGTCGAGGCCAGCCTGCGCGTGGTCTTCGCCATCCTGCTCGGCGCGGCGCTCAGCTTCATCGGCATGGGGGCGCAGCCGCCCTCGTCGGACTGGGGCCTGATGATCAGCGAGGCGCGGCCCTTCGTGGAACAGGCGCCGTGGATCGCGCTGTGCCCCGGCTTCGCGCTCGCCACCGCGGTGATCGGCATCAACCTGCTGGGCGACGGGCTGCGCGCCCTGCTCGACCCCCGCAACACGGGAGCGCACTGA
- a CDS encoding SDR family NAD(P)-dependent oxidoreductase, translating into MSAQAFLESRFGLGGSVFLVTGGAGGIGFAAARAAAQAGAVAVINDLDPERTEQAAATLRDEGLEATAAPFSVTDPDAVRAGIARILDRHGRIDSLFSNAGNQNRKAFLDYRPDEWASLWKTHVDGAFNLCQAVLPSMVERRGGRIVLMSSISAFGSRGTISAYATAKGGLAAMTRALAVEYGPLGIACNAIAPGYVATGFTTAMQGNEAFQRYIESDVPARRWGTPEDIAGVAVFLAGPASGFINGQVIPVDGGLLATL; encoded by the coding sequence GCTCAGGCATTTCTGGAAAGCCGCTTCGGGCTGGGCGGCTCCGTCTTCCTCGTCACCGGCGGGGCCGGCGGCATCGGCTTCGCCGCCGCCCGCGCCGCGGCCCAGGCCGGTGCCGTCGCCGTCATCAACGACCTCGACCCCGAGCGCACCGAACAGGCTGCCGCGACCTTGCGCGACGAGGGGCTGGAGGCGACCGCCGCCCCCTTCAGCGTCACCGATCCGGACGCGGTGCGGGCCGGCATCGCCCGGATCCTCGACCGCCATGGCCGCATCGACAGCCTGTTCAGCAACGCCGGCAACCAGAACCGCAAGGCCTTCCTGGACTACCGGCCCGACGAATGGGCATCGCTGTGGAAGACCCATGTCGACGGTGCCTTCAACCTCTGCCAGGCGGTGCTGCCGTCGATGGTGGAGCGGCGCGGCGGGCGCATCGTGCTGATGTCGTCGATCTCGGCCTTCGGGTCGCGCGGCACCATCAGCGCCTATGCCACCGCCAAGGGCGGGCTGGCCGCGATGACGCGGGCGCTGGCGGTGGAATACGGGCCGCTCGGGATCGCCTGCAACGCCATCGCCCCCGGCTATGTCGCCACCGGCTTCACCACGGCGATGCAGGGGAACGAGGCCTTCCAGCGCTACATCGAAAGCGACGTTCCGGCGCGGCGCTGGGGGACGCCGGAGGACATCGCCGGGGTGGCGGTCTTCCTGGCGGGACCGGCCAGCGGCTTCATCAACGGACAGGTCATCCCGGTGGACGGCGGGCTGCTCGCCACGCTGTGA
- the maiA gene encoding maleylacetoacetate isomerase has product MEVYGYFRSSAAYRLRIALALKGLTAEQHFVHLRRKEQSSPGYLAVNPMGLVPALVEDGRTLTQSLAIIEYLDETHPTPPLLPGNPFDRAWVRSVALAVACDIHPVNNLRILNHLRDALGQDEDARNGWYAHWVAEGFHGLEAMLAAAPRPGTLCFGDEPTLADICLVPQVFNAERMNCPLDDYPTIRRIAAAARSLPAFQAAEPGRQPDAE; this is encoded by the coding sequence ATGGAGGTCTACGGCTATTTCCGCTCGTCCGCCGCCTACCGGCTGCGGATCGCGCTGGCCCTGAAGGGGCTGACGGCGGAACAGCACTTCGTCCACCTGCGTCGGAAGGAGCAGTCCTCGCCCGGCTATCTCGCGGTCAATCCGATGGGGCTGGTGCCGGCACTGGTGGAGGACGGGCGGACGCTGACCCAGTCGCTCGCCATCATCGAGTATCTGGACGAGACGCACCCGACGCCGCCGCTGCTGCCGGGCAACCCGTTCGACCGAGCCTGGGTGCGGTCGGTGGCGCTGGCGGTCGCCTGCGACATCCACCCGGTCAACAACCTGCGCATCCTGAACCACCTGCGCGACGCGCTCGGCCAGGACGAGGATGCCCGCAACGGCTGGTACGCCCATTGGGTGGCGGAAGGCTTCCACGGGCTGGAGGCGATGCTGGCGGCGGCCCCGCGGCCCGGCACCCTCTGCTTCGGCGACGAACCGACGCTGGCCGACATCTGCCTCGTCCCGCAGGTCTTCAACGCCGAGCGGATGAACTGCCCGCTCGACGACTATCCGACGATCCGCCGCATCGCCGCGGCGGCGCGCTCCCTGCCGGCCTTCCAGGCCGCCGAGCCGGGCCGCCAGCCCGATGCCGAGTGA
- a CDS encoding ABC transporter substrate-binding protein — MMMRRLVARAVLSAILLSGTAMSVQAAGTLKVSVDSNLNTLDPAKMKGGQEYVAAYLIFNGLTIISHDMTVKPDLAERWERSDDLKTWTFYLRKGVKFHNGRELEAEDVVATIARIQDKATGSTARVNFEIVESMKALDPLTVQFQLKSPYAGFAELFGERQARIVPRDAVDTLASKPVGTGPFEFVSFAPGDRIVLKRNPAYFEPGLPKLDEVIVRILPESAAQVAALTTGELDLVWNLPLEAIDKVKADPKLKVDSVPTSTWDGVIMNNAVKPFDDPRVRKAVAMALDKQAITQIALFGNGTPTHSPIPPSHPYYNKDLKIAKGDPAGAKKLLAEAGYPNGFEVTLHTPAGRATRERLGLAVRELLKPAGITVNVQRVPFDVFLKDIEGKAGFYIDGFFSRPTIDTSVYPWYHSRGSWNTALWSYSNPKMDTLLDGARQAKSEDEAKSLYTQIQALAVEDSPGVIPYVINHINGMSAKVHGFHSHPMMFLDLRNVSVD, encoded by the coding sequence ATGATGATGCGACGTTTGGTGGCGCGGGCCGTGCTCTCGGCGATCCTCCTGTCCGGGACGGCGATGTCGGTCCAGGCCGCGGGCACGCTCAAGGTGTCGGTGGATTCCAACCTGAACACGCTGGATCCCGCCAAGATGAAGGGCGGCCAGGAGTATGTCGCCGCCTACCTGATCTTCAACGGGCTGACGATCATCAGCCATGACATGACGGTGAAGCCCGACCTGGCCGAACGTTGGGAGCGCAGCGACGACCTGAAGACCTGGACCTTTTATCTCCGCAAGGGCGTGAAGTTCCACAACGGCCGCGAACTGGAGGCCGAGGACGTCGTCGCCACCATCGCCCGCATCCAGGACAAAGCGACCGGCTCCACCGCCCGGGTCAATTTCGAGATCGTGGAGTCGATGAAGGCGCTGGACCCGCTGACCGTCCAGTTCCAGCTGAAGAGCCCCTATGCCGGCTTCGCCGAGCTGTTCGGCGAGCGTCAGGCCCGCATCGTGCCGCGCGACGCCGTCGACACGCTGGCCTCCAAGCCGGTCGGCACCGGCCCGTTCGAGTTCGTGTCCTTCGCCCCCGGCGACCGCATCGTCCTGAAGCGCAACCCGGCTTATTTCGAGCCGGGCCTGCCGAAGCTGGACGAGGTGATCGTGCGCATCCTGCCGGAATCGGCGGCCCAGGTGGCGGCGCTGACCACCGGCGAGCTTGATCTGGTGTGGAACCTGCCGCTGGAGGCCATCGACAAGGTCAAGGCCGACCCCAAGCTGAAGGTCGATTCCGTCCCGACATCGACCTGGGACGGCGTCATCATGAACAACGCGGTGAAGCCGTTCGACGACCCGCGCGTGCGCAAGGCCGTGGCGATGGCGCTCGACAAGCAGGCGATCACCCAGATCGCGCTGTTCGGCAACGGCACGCCGACCCACTCGCCGATCCCGCCGAGCCACCCCTACTACAACAAGGATCTGAAGATCGCCAAGGGCGACCCAGCCGGCGCGAAGAAGCTGCTGGCCGAGGCGGGCTATCCCAACGGCTTCGAGGTCACGCTGCACACCCCGGCCGGCCGCGCCACCCGCGAACGGCTCGGCCTTGCGGTGCGCGAGCTGCTGAAGCCGGCCGGCATCACAGTCAACGTCCAGCGCGTGCCGTTCGACGTCTTCCTGAAGGACATCGAAGGCAAGGCCGGCTTCTACATCGACGGCTTCTTCAGCCGCCCGACCATCGATACCTCGGTCTATCCCTGGTACCACTCGCGCGGGTCGTGGAACACCGCGCTGTGGAGCTATTCCAACCCGAAGATGGACACGCTGCTGGACGGCGCCCGCCAGGCCAAGAGCGAGGACGAGGCGAAGTCGCTCTACACCCAGATCCAGGCGCTGGCGGTGGAGGATTCGCCGGGCGTCATCCCCTACGTCATCAACCACATCAACGGCATGAGCGCCAAGGTCCACGGGTTCCATTCGCACCCGATGATGTTCCTCGACCTGCGCAACGTGTCGGTCGACTGA
- the gtdA gene encoding gentisate 1,2-dioxygenase: MSISGPPAETAERQAYYDKISKRNLNPLWSVMSAIITREPRSACVPHLWAFAEMKELLLEAGSLITAKEAERRVLMLENPGMPGQNRITTSLYAGLQLVLPGEVAPAHRHSQSAVRFVLDGAGAHTSVDGERTIMEVGDFVITPPRAWHDHGNHSDRPMIWLDGLDIPTVSFYDASFAESYPDDEQPVTRPVGHSLARFGANMLPVDYEAAQPSSPIFNYPYARTREALEAMRRQQEWDPCHGLKMRFVNPVDGGSPMPTMSAFMQLLPKDFATSAYRSTDATIFAVVEGHGTTTIDGQPFAWGPKDVFVAPSWKWVTHHAGEDAVIFSYSDRIAQQKLGLWREDRGNRVKE, from the coding sequence ATGTCCATTTCCGGACCGCCCGCCGAGACGGCCGAACGGCAGGCCTATTACGACAAGATCAGCAAACGCAACCTGAACCCGCTGTGGTCGGTGATGAGCGCCATCATCACCCGCGAGCCGCGCAGCGCCTGCGTGCCGCATCTGTGGGCCTTCGCCGAGATGAAGGAGCTGCTGCTGGAGGCGGGCTCCCTCATCACCGCCAAGGAGGCCGAGCGCCGGGTGCTGATGCTGGAGAATCCCGGCATGCCGGGCCAGAACCGCATCACCACCTCGCTCTATGCCGGGCTTCAATTGGTATTGCCCGGCGAGGTCGCGCCGGCCCACCGCCACAGCCAGTCGGCGGTCCGCTTCGTGCTGGACGGGGCCGGCGCCCACACCTCGGTGGATGGCGAGCGCACCATCATGGAGGTCGGCGACTTCGTCATCACCCCGCCGCGCGCCTGGCACGACCACGGCAACCACAGCGACCGGCCGATGATCTGGCTCGACGGGCTCGACATCCCGACCGTCTCCTTCTACGACGCCTCCTTCGCCGAATCCTACCCGGACGACGAGCAGCCGGTGACCCGGCCGGTCGGCCATTCGCTGGCGCGGTTCGGCGCCAACATGCTGCCGGTCGATTACGAGGCGGCGCAGCCCTCCTCCCCCATCTTCAACTATCCCTATGCCCGCACCCGCGAGGCGCTGGAGGCGATGCGCCGGCAGCAGGAGTGGGACCCGTGCCACGGGCTGAAGATGCGCTTCGTCAACCCGGTGGACGGCGGCTCGCCGATGCCGACCATGTCGGCCTTCATGCAGCTGCTGCCGAAGGATTTCGCCACCAGCGCCTACCGCAGCACCGACGCCACCATCTTCGCGGTGGTCGAGGGGCACGGCACCACGACGATCGACGGCCAGCCCTTCGCCTGGGGACCGAAGGACGTGTTCGTGGCTCCGAGCTGGAAATGGGTGACGCACCATGCCGGCGAGGATGCGGTGATCTTCAGCTATTCCGACCGCATCGCCCAGCAGAAGCTCGGCCTGTGGCGCGAAGACCGCGGCAACCGAGTGAAGGAGTGA
- a CDS encoding fumarylacetoacetate hydrolase family protein — MTSYVFDPAPRPAAPVRGTDARFPINRIFCVGRNYEAHAREMGVQVDREAPFYFTKSPGTYVPSGATVAYPPSTGNYHYEMELVVAIGKPAFRIAREDALDAVYGYACGLDMTRRDLQLAARAKQRPWDIGKDFEESAVLSEIVPVADCGHPAAGPLELRVNGETRQSSDLGLLIWSVPELIAHLSTLYHLQPGDLIYTGTPEGVGPVGPGDRIEGSIAGLGGIALTVG; from the coding sequence TTGACCAGCTACGTCTTCGATCCGGCACCGCGCCCCGCCGCCCCGGTCCGCGGCACCGACGCCCGGTTTCCGATCAACCGCATCTTCTGCGTCGGCCGCAACTACGAGGCCCATGCCCGCGAGATGGGCGTGCAGGTCGACCGCGAGGCGCCCTTCTACTTCACCAAGTCGCCCGGCACCTATGTGCCGTCGGGCGCCACCGTCGCCTATCCGCCCTCGACCGGGAACTATCATTACGAGATGGAGCTGGTGGTCGCCATCGGGAAGCCGGCCTTCCGCATCGCCCGGGAGGATGCCCTTGATGCCGTGTACGGCTATGCCTGCGGCCTCGACATGACCCGGCGCGACCTGCAGCTCGCCGCCCGCGCCAAGCAGCGGCCCTGGGACATCGGCAAGGATTTCGAGGAGTCGGCCGTGCTGTCGGAGATCGTCCCGGTCGCCGATTGCGGCCACCCGGCCGCCGGACCGCTGGAATTGCGGGTGAATGGCGAAACCCGGCAGTCGAGCGACCTCGGCCTGCTGATCTGGTCGGTGCCCGAGCTGATCGCCCATCTCTCCACCCTCTACCATCTGCAGCCGGGCGACCTGATCTATACCGGGACGCCGGAAGGCGTCGGCCCGGTCGGGCCGGGCGACCGGATCGAAGGCTCGATCGCCGGTCTCGGCGGCATCGCCCTGACCGTCGGGTGA
- a CDS encoding LysR family transcriptional regulator has translation MHHRDFDLGSLEVFVAVAELGSMTRAAGRLGLTQSAVSHVVRQLETAFSTQLLDRSIRPMALTAAGQRLWHWSNRILTDARQLPAAIGGADAPFMPELRIGCIDTLAAPFIPRLLQRLRDNVPSFSIASGLCGQLREQFLARRLDVLFTNDSFDDMDQVDSQRLLIEPFVLLLPRSCPEIADEAALRALSRTLPLIRSTTDSALGRLVDQHLRRLGMEVPRSFAFDATDTVMAMVAEEMGWSLLPPTALVKSRQHLSHMRVMPLPTSGFRRSIHVVTRRGELGSLPAGIHKAGRAVIQQGYFTDVFANSPWLKPLIGR, from the coding sequence ATGCATCACCGAGACTTCGACCTGGGATCCCTGGAAGTGTTCGTCGCCGTGGCCGAGCTGGGCAGCATGACCCGCGCCGCCGGCCGGCTCGGGCTGACCCAGTCGGCGGTATCGCATGTCGTCCGTCAACTGGAAACCGCCTTCTCCACCCAGCTGCTCGACCGCAGCATCCGGCCGATGGCGCTGACCGCCGCCGGCCAGCGGCTCTGGCATTGGAGCAACCGCATCCTGACCGACGCGCGGCAATTGCCGGCGGCCATCGGCGGGGCCGACGCGCCCTTCATGCCGGAATTGCGGATCGGCTGCATCGACACGCTGGCGGCGCCCTTCATCCCGCGGCTGCTGCAGCGGCTGCGCGACAATGTGCCGTCCTTCAGCATCGCGTCGGGCCTGTGCGGGCAATTGCGCGAGCAGTTCCTCGCCCGCCGCCTCGACGTGCTGTTCACCAACGACAGCTTCGACGACATGGACCAGGTCGACAGCCAGCGCCTGCTGATCGAGCCCTTCGTGCTGCTGCTGCCGCGCAGCTGCCCGGAAATCGCCGACGAGGCGGCGTTGCGCGCCCTGTCGCGCACGCTGCCGCTGATCCGCAGCACGACCGACAGCGCGCTCGGCCGGCTGGTGGACCAGCATCTGCGCCGGCTGGGGATGGAGGTGCCGCGCAGCTTCGCCTTCGACGCCACCGATACCGTGATGGCGATGGTGGCCGAGGAGATGGGATGGAGCCTGCTGCCGCCGACCGCCCTGGTGAAGAGCCGCCAGCATCTCAGCCACATGCGGGTGATGCCGCTGCCGACCTCCGGATTCCGCCGCTCCATCCATGTGGTGACGCGGAGGGGCGAGCTGGGATCGCTGCCCGCCGGCATCCACAAGGCCGGGCGGGCGGTGATCCAGCAGGGCTACTTCACCGACGTCTTCGCCAATTCGCCCTGGCTGAAGCCGCTGATCGGCCGCTGA